One window from the genome of Cryptomeria japonica chromosome 6, Sugi_1.0, whole genome shotgun sequence encodes:
- the LOC131030122 gene encoding uncharacterized mitochondrial protein AtMg00310-like, with translation MVRSVLLAIPIYCMSCFKIPFVVGKNIDNLLRKFVWEGAKDTKKIPLINWETMCLLKEDGRARLRKMELQNSVLGAKLSWKMYTEPQKLWCKIFKKKYLDSENPCRILTMANADRGSATWNFLWDCRFIITNHISWHIGNGKSAKFWRDSWDGAPALSNSFNHDWIDLVESTYGVFFNYYFEQNME, from the coding sequence ATGGTCAGGTCTGTCCTATTGGCCATTCCTATTTACTGTATGTCATGCTTCAAGATACCCTTTGTTGTTGGTAAGAATATTGATAACCTACTCAGGAAATTTGTTTGGGAGGGTGCAAAAGACACAAAAAAGATACCACTCATTAACTGGGAAACCATGTGTTTACTAAAAGAGGATGGTAGAGCCAGACTAAGGAAAATGGAACTACAAAATAGTGTGTTGGGAGCCAAGTTATCTTGGAAGATGTATACAGAACCGCAGAAACTATGGTGCAAAATATTCAAGAAGAAATATTTAGACTCCGAGAACCCTTGCCGAATTCTCACTATGGCAAACGCAGACCGGGGATCTGCCACATGGAACTTTCTTTGGGATTGTAGATTCATTATAACTAATCACATTTCATGGCACATTGGTAATGGCAAATCTGCAAAATTTTGGAGGGACTCATGGGATGGTGCACCTGCACTATCAAATAGTTTTAATCATGACTGGATTGATCTTGTCGAGTCTACTTATGGTGTGTTTTTCAATTATTACTTCGAGCAGAATATGGAATAG